One stretch of Deltaproteobacteria bacterium DNA includes these proteins:
- a CDS encoding DUF4124 domain-containing protein: MMNMTSCLSPAALLVTAFLCCSSSAAHATVFSWKGEGGALHFSNDPEEVPETHRPSAKQFTSKLAGKVTPESSPERATPPSSAPPLAESTTAYERGVERGLLVAERQLEMTNEILKTTLQAVRQPPPPQTIIIQQQPAEPIVRYVEREPSHFPYYGVISPYSWHWGRPYFSHYSYGFRRGRLVPHSHFFPGTRRRNTGIFFPHGHSTHHGFLSGHGITLR; encoded by the coding sequence ATGATGAACATGACTTCCTGCTTGTCACCGGCTGCACTGCTTGTCACCGCATTCCTATGTTGCTCATCCTCTGCTGCGCACGCCACGGTCTTTTCTTGGAAAGGCGAAGGTGGAGCGTTGCACTTCAGTAATGATCCAGAGGAAGTTCCGGAAACGCACCGGCCTTCGGCGAAGCAATTCACCTCAAAGCTTGCAGGAAAGGTTACACCTGAGAGCTCACCTGAGCGCGCAACGCCACCCTCTTCTGCTCCACCACTCGCAGAGTCGACCACTGCCTATGAACGTGGTGTCGAACGCGGACTTCTGGTAGCCGAGCGTCAGTTGGAAATGACCAACGAAATTCTGAAGACCACGTTGCAAGCAGTTCGCCAACCACCACCGCCACAAACGATTATTATTCAGCAGCAGCCTGCAGAGCCGATTGTTCGTTACGTCGAGCGTGAACCGTCTCACTTTCCGTATTATGGCGTGATCTCCCCATACTCGTGGCACTGGGGGAGACCGTATTTCTCTCACTACTCGTATGGTTTTCGCCGAGGACGGTTAGTACCTCACTCGCATTTCTTTCCTGGAACTCGACGGCGAAATACCGGTATCTTTTTCCCACACGGTCATTCTACTCATCACGGATTTCTTTCAGGGCATGGGATCACCTTAAGATAA